One Trichoderma asperellum chromosome 5, complete sequence genomic region harbors:
- the SEC8 gene encoding exocyst subunit (BUSCO:EOG092D0EUY) produces MSNGYGSSMRNGDGYGNFGRSTDDYDPFGDSRNRIDRYNIQPPSSQSLRNMPSRPRAQESSAERQITQVLEHIRGEWPSLCREDCVPVQLALQLLDNSSVGRAHDYRRFQTTHTYLQDSLKNIVHEHHQGFNSSIGTFHKIQSSIQVSQKRVRALKESLSLSKTSLCATDPGLKILSEESKAYDDLLQTLNELDDLRAVPDQLEARISEKRFLTAVEVLQNALRRLRKPELDNIGALSDLRSYLANQETVLMDILVEELHEHLYLKSPYCQQRWSSLAKNRGGANEGNHNEDNTVTPFYLILDSIDFERPVIEDPMKNPEADTFYYVTLLVEALNKLGRLQNAVETLKQRLPVELFSVVTETNNEVEQRHPTSFRAAIGKLDGVQIYSPREMQMRADVIYDLLWTLYGKFEAIGEGQRVFHESIKALIRREGSGNNIALLGSFKELWNLYQNEIRSLLHNYVTTDADVYQFDSPTPGVGAGGKDGMREHLFKFSETDSKSTEVTTEYDALESIIQATVPGLTGGSRKQGSDSKRNKSTADDAGSRRSAMYGAARQASGPSKSLVEPSVFNMSLLLPPTLIFLQRLKNIVPPGSDLATSTLTSFLDNFLVNVFQPQLDETLGKLTDTVFGEADSFSQDPAWSQCSQRPIFKGTTAFFQVVTAFCRMLGTIPPDQALSSLIVTQMMRYYDRCFSWFQSLVTKRHDQPSDSNNLRASARFSVQSGKVNEIAKQLSDELDGSLMKEEVQLLIQKTNVQRLGANDVIQDRDTISSLCLLYNSMRWLAAKIQSLRHITAHETDSSRQHLPRQSGQRWALSDPSKASSQNQVQLPLTEETAQNFDNIVSSFEELAATTLLTLHMEVRCRVIYSLRNTLSPDLAPYILEQDVREPDPQIISLNQELILLDETIVQFLREKEVLFIRTGLGILINTFLVKNATLASPMNDKGCQRMQLNILVLQQNLKNVEDGTDLAKAASYFSLFERGPDAIIEKAREYKDRHGMGTLSIDPNSFSYDELKALIELCYSEQMANPERGITSAARRQLDDKFARLSEFKWD; encoded by the exons ATGTCCAACGGCTACGGCAGCTCGATGCGCAATGGCGACGGTTACGGCAACTTTGGGCGGTCGACCGACGACTATGACCCATTTGGCGACAGTAGAAACAGAATAGACCGGTACAATATCCAGCCACCATCATCACAGAGTCTCCGTAACATGCCGTCGCGACCGCGCGCTCAGGAGTCGAGCGCTGAGAGACAGATAACTCAGGTCTTGGAACACATCAGGGGCGAATGGCCGTCTCTGTGTCGGGAAGACTGCGTGCCTGTTCAGCTAGCgctccagctgctggatAACAGCTCGGTTGGTCGCGCTCACGACTACCGCAGGTTCCAGACGACGCATACGTATCTCCAGGACTCGCTGAAGAACATTGTACACGAGCATCACCAGGGCTTCAATAGTTCGATCGGTACATTTCACAAGATTCAGAGCAGCATTCAGGTCTCCCAAAAGCGAGTCCGAGCTCTCAAGGAGTCGTTGTCATTGTCAAAAACGAGCCTGTGCGCTACAGATCCAGGACTAAAGATTCTCTCTGAGGAGTCGAAAGCTTATGACGACCTTTTACAAACGCTAAACGAACTGGACGACCTCCGAGCTGTTCCTGATCAGCTAGAGGCTCGTATCTCCGAGAAGCGGTTCTTGACGGCGGTCGAGGTGTTGCAAAATGCGCTACGAAGACTAAGAAAGCCCGAACTAGACAATATTGGAGCCTTGAGTGATCTAAGAAGCTACCTCGCCAATCAGGAAACTGTTCTCATGGATATTTTGGTGGAAGAGCTGCACGAGCACCTCTATTTGAAGTCTCCGTACTGTCAACAGAGGTGGTCGAGCTTGGCTAAGAACCGAGGCGGAGCCAACGAGGGTAATCACAACGAAGACAACACCGTTACCCCGTTCTACCTAATCTTGGACTCGATTGATTTTGAGAGGCCGGTCATAGAAGATCCCATGAAAAACCCAGAAGCGGACACGTTTTATTACGTAACTCTCCTTGTCGAGGCGTTGAACAAACTGGGAAGACTGCAGAACGCTGTAGAGACTTTGAAGCAGAGGTTACCTGTTGAGCTGTTCAGCGTCGTTACTGAGACGAATAATGAAGTCGAGCAGCGGCACCCAACTTCGTTCCGTGCTGCCATTGGAAAGCTCGACGGAGTGCAGATATACAGCCCCAGAGAAATGCAGATGCGAGCAGACGTCATTTATGACCTTCTTTGGACACTTTACGGCAAGTTCGAGGCTATTGGAGAAGGGCAGCGCGTGTTTCATGAGTCTATTAAAGCTCTTATTCGCCGCGAAGGCTCCGGCAATAATATTGCCCTGCTTGGCAGTTTCAAGGAGCTATGGAATCTCTACCAAAACGAGATACGGTCCCTTCTACACAATTATGTAACAACAGACGCCGATGTTTACCAATTCGATTCTCCTACACCAGGAGTAGGTGCTGGTGGCAAAGATGGCATGCGAGAACACCTATTCAAATTTTCAGAGACGGATTCCAAATCCACCGAAGTCACTACAGAGTACGATGCGCTGGAGAGTATCATTCAAGCTACAGTTCCTGGCTTGACGGGCGGTTCTCGAAAACAGGGCTCTGATAGCAAGAGGAACAAGTCAACCGCTGACGACGCCGGGTCAAGACGAAGCGCTATGTACGGTGCGGCCCGGCAGGCATCGGGTCCTTCCAAGTCCTTGGTTGAGCCAAGCGTTTTCAATATGAGTCTGCTCTTACCGCCGACACTTATCTTCCTGCAGCGACTAAAGAATATTGTACCTCCTGGTTCTGATCTGGCCACGAGCACGTTAACCAGCTTCCTCGATAATTTCTTGGTCAATGTATTCCAGCCGCAGCTGGATGAGACTCTTGGAAAGCTGACCGACACCGTTTTTGGTGAGGCCGACTCCTTTTCGCAGGATCCCGCTTGGAGCCAATGCTCTCAGCGACCAATCTTTAAGGGAACCACCGCGTTCTTCCAAGTGGTCACCGCGTTCTGCCGAATGCTTGGCACCATTCCTCCGGACCAGGCCTTGAGTTCTCTCATCGTCACCCAAATGATGAGATATTATGACCGCTGTTTCAGCTGGTTCCAGTCACTCGTGACTAAGAGACACGATCAGCCTTCTGATTCGAACAACTTGCGAGCATCCGCCCGCTTTTCTGTGCAATCTGGCAAAGTGAACGAAATAGCAAAGCAACTTTCAGACGAGCTGGATGGCAGCTTGATGAAGGAAGAGGTGCAGCTTCTTATTCAGAAGACAAACGTCCAGCGGCTGGGGGCAAATGACGTTATCCAGGACCGAGACACGATATCATCCTTGTGTCTTTTATACAACAGTATGAGATGGCTGGCTGCGAAGATTCAAAGCTTGAGGCATATAACAGCGCATGAGACGGATTCGTCACGGCAGCATCTCCCACGCCAGTCAGGCCAACGGTGGGCGTTGAGTGATCCTAGTAAGGCTTCGAGCCAGAATCAAGTGCAGCTTCCTCTTACGGAAGAGACAGCCCA AAACTTTGACAATATTGTGTCGTCTTTTGAAGAGCTGGCTGCTACAACTCTATTAACCTTGCACATGGAAGTGCGATGTCGGGTAATCTATTCGCTGCGAAATACTCTGTCGCCAGACTTGGCGCCGTATATCCTAGAGCAGGACGTAAGAGAGCCAGATCCCCAAATCATCAGTCTCAACCAAGAGCTGATTCTTTTGGATGAAACAATCGTGCAATtcttgagagagaaggaagttTTATTCATACGCACTGGGCTTGGCATCCTGATCAACACTTTCTTGGTCAAGAATGCCACTCTAGCCTCTCCCATGAACGACAAAGGATGCCAACGCATGCAGCTGAATATTCTCGTTCTTCAGCAGAACCTCAAAAATGTCGAAGATGGAACCGACCTAGCAAAGGCCGCAAGCTACTTCTCGCTCTTCGAAAGGGGTCCAGATGCTATCATTGAGAAGGCAAGAGAGTACAAGGACAGGCACGGAATGGGAACGCTTTCCATTGATCCCAATAGCTTCTCATACGACGAGCTCAAGGCTTTGATTGAGCTCTGCTATAGCGAACAGATGGCAAACCCGGAGAGAGGCATCACGTCGGCCGCCAGGAGACAGCTAGATGATAAGTTTGCGAGGTTGAGTGAGTTTAAGTGGGATTAA
- a CDS encoding uncharacterized protein (EggNog:ENOG41~MEROPS:MER0000432): MSQPTQSAEPATPAADGEIKEYKIHASSKYLDLTRQKLELARLPREVPDANSKAWWNPKPTLEPLIDFWLEHFAWRDHESEINESVPQFRISIQTSATEAPTRMHFIHARSRHPNPVPLLLIPPFPFTNLSFRHITDIFANPNDPDTDQPFHFVMPSLPGLGFSDSLPSSVHTVSKTAEMLDTLMKQLGYKYYIATNSGSSITPKGSIDWKIINHLAANYPESCLGVHLVSPPWKAPEARKNPVEWLKLTLAKSLKAGILGYTKEDITALRTSDREKAKNKSATDMTIIGAFGAYDPNTLAYALCDSPTGLLVFFLTLIRTLGSEKEFTSTELVTITKLTWLPGPEGALRLWAENYLLAKEETGLKPSPRTKAAITVFLADDGTSQNGSNAAQKTDSPSPFSYVSPNWGKQHYDVVWTGRVQGKQGLLAWERPQVIADGTRNLAKALLAVDKRLYETERHRRRTA; encoded by the exons ATGTCTCAGCCTACTCAATCCGCCGAGCCAGCAACTCCCGCGGCCGATGGAGAGATCAAAGAATACAAGATTCAT GCCTCAAGCAAATACCTTGATCTGACGAGGCAGAAGCTCGAGCTAGCTCGGCTTCCTCGCGAGGTTCCCGACGCGAATTCCAAAGCGTGGTGGAATCCGAAACCCACGTTGGAGCCGCTCATTGACTTTTG GCTTGAACACTTCGCCTGGAGGGATCATGAGAGTGAAATCAATGAATCGGTTCCCCAGTTCAGAATCAGCATCCAAACATCAGCCACAGAAGCTCCGACGAGGATGCACTTCATCCATGCACGGTCGCGCCATCCTAACCCTGTGCCTCTGCTCTTGATACCGCCATTTCCTTTCACCAACTTGTCCTTTCGCCATATCACCGATATCTTTGCCAATCCTAATGACCCAGACACCGACCAGCCCTTTCACTTTGTCATGCCGTCCCTTCCTGGACTGGGCTTCAGCGATTCTCTGCCCAGCAGCGTGCATACAGTTTCTAAAACGGCTGAGATGCTTGATACCCTCATGAAACAACTGGGATATAAATACTACATCGCGACTAATTCGGGATCGTCCATCACTCCTAAAGGCAGTATTGACTGGAAAATCATCAACCATTTAGCTGCTAATTACCCAGAGTCTTGCCTAGGCGTTCATTTAGTATCGCCTCCCTGGAAAGCACCAGAGGCGCGGAAGAACCCCGTCGAATGGCTAAAACTGACGCTGGCAAAGTCTTTGAAGGCTGGGATTCTAGGCTACACAAAAGAAGACATAACGGCACTTCGGACAAGTGAtagagaaaaggcaaagaacaaGTCTGCCACCGACATGACTATCATTGGGGCGTTTGGCGCGTATGACCCAAACACGCTAGCTTATGCTCTTTGTGATTCTCCAACCGGGCTGCTAGTTTTCTTCTTGACTCTAATTAGGACATTGGGGTCAGAGAAGGAGTTTACTTCGACGGAGCTCGTCACGATAACCAAGTTAACGTGGCTCCCGGGTCCGGAGGGAGCATTGCGATTATGGGCGGAGAACTATCTTTTGGCGAAGGAAGAGACGGGGCTGAAACCATCACCTAGAACGAAGGCTGCCATCACGGTATTCTTAGCCGATGACGGGACCAGCCAGAATGGTTCCAACGCAGCGCAGAAGACCGATTCGCCTTCACCATTCTCCTATGTAAGTCCCAACTGGGGCAAGCAGCATTACGATGTAGTTTGGACTGGTCGAGTGCAGGGGAAGCAGGGGTTATTGGCATGGGAGCGGCCACAGGTTATTGCAGACGGCACAAGGAATCTTGCCAAAGCACTGCTTGCTGTGGACAAGAGGCTCTATGAGACGGAGCGCCACAGGAGAAGGACGGCTTAA